The stretch of DNA gaccccacaacaacatccaaagaactgcaggcctcacttgccgcagttaaggtcagtgttcatgactccaccattaaAAACACACTATgtaaaaacggcctgcatgtgagcgttccaagacaaaaagcactgctgaacaaaaagaacactaaggctcgtctccattttgccagacaacatcttgatgatttgtttgtacttacttattttgcactattgactttattttgctcaaaaaaCTGCACACAACAGAAGGGaataatttgatcattttgctgatattgttacattgtcttatatattttttatttataaattgttaaattgttcacgtTGTAACGTTGTTAATAaactatataattttttttcaaaacttttgTCCTTAGTTTTATTGTGATTCTAATTAATCAGAGGCTAAATCACAACGATCCTGAAATTTTTCAAGTAGAAAGTACCTGTCTCTGTATTTAGTTAGTATGGAATCGACACCAAATTtagcagtatcgcccacccctaatTTAGAGTGTCGCtgcattcaagaaaaaaaagtatttgcaaGTTCCGGTTAGGACCGGACGTCACGTGACTTACCGCAATCAATCAGTCGGAAACGATTCGCCAGGTGTTCTCAATTAGCACCGAATCCGCGCCAAGCTAACAGCAGAGTGTCTGGTAAGTGCGTTCATTTAAGTCTTTTCATCTCGTAAAACGCCTCGTTTGTCACAACACTCTGTTTCATCAAGCGTCATCATTTGTTGGTGTCCTAAGTTGTGCAAGTTTTTCATAGTGTGACAAAGTTGAACTGAGTATTACAGCGTGACCTTTGCTCTATTTACCAACGTAATAGCAGAGCACTGTATAGGGAACATACATATTTATCAGTACATATTTACCAGTACTATCTTTTCCAACTCAGTTATTTATTAAATGTGTGAGTGTAAAAGATGTTCTGTTCATGTGGAACCTTTTGGACTGTTTGCTTTGCATCCTACTCTTTTGGCATCCACACACAAATTGAGAaagaggggttttttttaagcgaTATGGACTTTCCTCTGATCACTCTATTGCCTTTCTGGACCCTATTGTTGACTTTACAGCATACCTAaatacaatacacatatacatgtaaatatacatgtttttaaatctgTGAACAAGATGTTGCTTTCCGATCATATAAGGTGCTGTGAAGGAGCTACTTTTTACATTGTATGGTCAATTTTGGTAAACGCATGTAAGACATGCGTGATTTTGTTTTCCCCTCCATGCCAGTCGAAACACAACCTAAAGGTGACTGTatgcaatattacattttttctttttaatcaaAAAGTATAACACCAGCACCAGctggcatactgtatattaccaaCAGTgcttttaaaagaacagattggacaaaaaaaaagaagtattttTCATAAAGGTCATAAAAATCGGTGTAAATTGGCGTTCGGCCTCAGATAAGAAGATTCGCCGCTCACTGTAGATTTTGAGTTTGTGtccacatacacaaaagcagtccaaGAGAAGCGATCAATATCAAACAATACCAACCAAGCACCACCACCAAAggtttttctattattttcatGACATGTACATCAAATGAGTTGGGGGTGTGACAGCaacactacagtggaacctcaaaagtCACTCTTGAGGTTGTCGGatatttttgaggaaaaaacacacagttGCCCTGATATCTTAATATCTTAATGATTGTTTGCAtttgtggccttttttttttgtgcggtGCAAACGTATTTGTTTCAATATTGTGTCGTGTCGCCTTATATTTTCTATACATGTAAGATAAGATGTTGTGGCTAAATTAAACCAGAAGTATGACAGtggaaaagactttttttttttttttttttggttgaacttTACACACATTTGAATGCAAGGCGTTCAGGGGGAAGGACCAGGGAGTTGATGTTGCTCAATGACACTGACGGCATGCAACTTGCTCAACAGCAGTACAAGGTTCAGTGGCCAGCTGTCACATTGTCTGGCTTCTCTGAGCTTCAACAGCCAAGTCAGCATAAAGGCAACCGTAACCAGGATTTATTTACAAGATTATTTGCGAGAGCCGAGCCAGTCTTGTCAGcgtaagtgttttgtttttgtctctcttaTAGATTACATGACCAATACCGACTTTTAGTTGTTATAGTGAATGTTGATTCCAAGATTGGTGATTACAGGTTGTGGAGCTCTCTGACCAGCGATGGATTATGCCATGAAGTCTCTCAGCCTCTTGACCCCATCTACCTTCTCCAAGTAATAAAACCTGAAACTGAAATGAAGGGGAAGAGACTCATTCATTGGgtaacagtgtttttttttttttcttcttctcccttCTCATCAGATGTGTGACTGCCAGCATGTCAGCCAGTGCCTCCATGACCCATCAGCTTCTGTCTGGCCGAGCACCTCGGCCAAAGCCTTTCCGGGTGACGAATGCTGACCGCAGCTTGAAGAAGGGCATCATGGCTGATGCACTAGATGACCTGATCAACAAGGTTAGAAAAGCGGCTTGATTATTTTAAGGgaaaggtgtccaaactttttccaccgagggtcgcttgctgaaaaaaatatttgtaattttctGAAAAGACTCAAATCAATCCAATGTACATCAAGTTatgcaaaaacagcctgcatctaagatttgttatactgtaggtgacaaagcatgtttaatattatcaacatttcagcttttttgcctttttgctctttctcCATTCGTGCTGACGTGCCCCTTATCTTGCACGGCTTTTACATCCCAAATGTGGTCTGCGCTGTTTCAAATACCAGTTTAAGTTGACTCTTCCTCACAGCTGGCATCTCCGCTCAGTGTTCTTGGTGccaaaaaatattgttattagaaggggtgctccgatcagggtttaatgctgccgattccgataccgatcatccagtaCTGAAATCATACAGGTACTGAgcacatggattaattacacATATTTTCAATGCATTTGTAATGCTATTGTCTAATAAtataatgctaataatgctaTCATTaatagtgctattggccagggtgcaggacaggacaattccaaggtcccttgacttccagttgacccaaaaaaaatagtaattactaataaaattagtaattaaacGGGGGCGGGGTCTTCCACTgttgagaaaggctggtcatctcgtgcgatgaattcaattatttttcgagttattagcttagccttcttagtgttagccacatggctacattagctgcagTATGACTGATCACACCGTAAGCCttaaactcaccatactccgtcaattgtttgttcttcaaatgccgtactgacgtttaacgtgctacccccgtGAAATGGTTTCTGGGGCATTTGTTGGTAGtgaagttccacacggcagacatgattgttattgttGGAAAAGTGGGATGACGACGCTGCGCAAGACGTTAGGTAAGTCAAGACACTATACTGCACGAAAGGATTGCTGCGGCTTGCAAAAGTGCCAGGTATCGGcatttgtgatcggcgttgaaaggcatttatcggcatatgccgatcttgtgatttttcacggaaatcggccgatactgctTGGTGGCCGATCGGTCGGCACACCCgtaattactattattagtgttggtatcaatatttcagctttttgttcttgttttttttctcttttttgtttggTAGTCTTGTTTAATTGTGCTGGGGGcttcaaatggcccccggccacactttggacaaagGAGCACCAGAAATGTATGTTTggtaccctttttttttttttcctctctccttGCATCAGCAGTGAGAGTTtgtcatatttcaacttgaatacctaactttaaaaatgtatctcaTATTGGTTAGTTTTTGCACTGGGCTTGCCTGTCATGGgtattttaagttattttttaatttttcctgAACCTTGCATGTCCCAGTGTCCCTATCTTTGCAATGTttctggaaatgtgaatttctctgtTCTTCATTGGAAATGATAACAACATACATTCTGTCCATGTGAGCTGTAGTGGCACTGGCTCATGACGTGATCCCTTTATGACTCAGGTGAGCGACTCGTTAAATGTGCTGTGTGCCAGTGGACTGGTGCTGGACGAAGATGGCACATGTGTGGACACACAGGAGTTCTTTATGACGCTGCCAGAAAACACGGTCCTCATGGTGCTGGAGAAGGGACAGAAGTGGACCCCATATCAGGTACGGTGACGCATCAACCACCAGATGGCACTGCAGATCAGCTGCCCGTGATGCTGATTGAAGAGAATCATTGTACCACGTTTTTGTAACACGTTTATGAAAAATCTATAGAGAGCTACATGCTGAGGGAAATGGAAGTGTTTTATATACCGTTTATTGCCATGGTTCCACACACATTTTTCACCCACTAGTGGCATTTACAGTACTATAATATGACCCATTGACTGACCTGTCTGTTCCCAGCATTACTTGTGCATCATTGTCTACAAAAGAAACGTCTGCAACCCTTTTGACTTGAGTCTTTCTCCAGAACAGCCCCTCCAGAGACGAGCTCAGCAAGTGCAGGCTGAGGCCCCGGACAGATGTGGCCAagctgacctttgacctctaCAAGAACAACCCCAACGATTTCATTGGCTGCTTGAATGTCAAAGCGACGCTGTACGGTGTTTACTCGGTGTCCTATGACCTGCGCTGTTATGCGGCCAAAAAGATGTTGAAGTGAGTGAATGAGCTTTCTTTGTTGCTGAAACATTGACAGTCGGTCAAAGCTGTGAAGCAGCCAACACACACTAAACATGATATAACAGCCGAGCAGTGCTGAAAAATGAAGCAATGTAAGCCAGTAAAAGTGGTCCATGTAACAGGGTACAAGCCACATTCTGGGTTCAACATTTTGTCTCTAATACACGATTGTCATGGCAGCGCAACCTCTTCAATGGCTAATGATAAATCAATGAAAATTAATTTGTTTCTATTCTGCAGCTACTGCAAATCGGCTGCACAATAGTATTTGCGACACTCATCTTGCAGTGAAAATACAATCATCCATTGCTCTTTGCACCTGTGTGGGTGGCAGCTTTGAAATGGGTTCGATTTTACTGAGATTAATTTTGTGAGGAGTTATGTCATCAGCAAAGAGATGTGCAGGTTTCCAGCTTTGGCACGGACCTTGGAGCGGAGGATTATGTTTTGGACTTGTTTGTGCCCCAACACTGAAGTGCACACGTTTTTGTCTCGAAATGCCACACTTGTGGGATACTGTCGAGGAGAGAAATTGCCATCTGAGATTGTTTAAAGAAAGTCCAGCCGTCTTTTAGATTACATGTGTGAAACTCAAGTCCCGGTTGCcaaatgtggcccgcgaaaggcTGGGAATAATGAGTCAATCCTGCACTTCACCACTTTCCTTCTAAATGatgtattctttcattttgacaaattGTACTGTGTGTGGATTATCTGAACATgcaacaagatattccaagcattttctGTTATCAAAAAAGAAATACGTGGATGTCTGCGTCTCCCCTTGACcttctcacttcacttttccatttcaaagcaagttaacCATACATTTGTAAAATGTAATCAAAGAATGAGGTCAGATTCATATATTTATACGGaattacaagtggccctctgcaGGCAGCCATAACGgcaatgtggccctcaatgagaACAAGTTTTACACCCTGCCTGCTGACGGTCTTGACACacttgtatgttttattttagctGACAATTACAAAATGTTATTCACCAATAACTGCCGTTCATATTTATTATGCACTTTTCCTCAAATCGCCAATTCAGTGGTCTCCTGCTGATGAACACTGAAATCTGTCTATTGTGCTTCAAGGGAGGCTTTGCGGTGGACCATCTTCTCCATGCAAGCCACCGGTCACATCCtgctgggttcctcctggtacATTGAGCAGCTTCTGGAGGAGGATGAGGCTAGAGTAGAGAAGAGCCTGGTCCTGCCTCGGGAAGGCAGAATTAGGCAGCTGCAGAGCTTGCTGCTGGGTCGAGCCGCCTACTGAGGTTGAACTCTGCATGTCAGCTTTCCCTGCCAGAGCATCTGACACTGTACAAGTGTCTTACCACAGACACTTTCCTGGCTGAAGAAGCAGCAGCTGCAACAGCGTAATCTTGTTGGATGTCAAATGCCATCCTATGGAGATGAGTGAATAAAACGAAGCACTTTTAATGTAAACTAAGTCAAGGCTTGAGCCTGTGTGTGGCCAAGTGGTGCTTGGACACAAGTAAATGGAAACGGATCCAGCTGTCTCTCCCATGCTTCCCTAATTGTCCCCTGGCTTCCACAGTCCTGTCAGCTTCAGCCTGCTGGAGGAGCACGAAAGCAAACCATTACCCAGAGAGGATGTCCTCAGTTAGCTGCACAAGTGCCACTTTGACCATGTAGTCAAAAAAATGCTGCACAAGTGTGACTCAGAAGTCCGTGTACtcctttttaatgtattttctgtaatggTGACATAAAATTATGGAATAAATGGCTGACCTTGTTTAGCTTGTaggtaaatgtaaatatattgaTTGTCCAGTTTGTGGTGAGCTGCAGATGCCAACAGCAATATGACTTttgcacattttgtatttctttgaAATTGCTTTATATTAAACTTCTACAAACGGCACACAATGCAGTTGCTTATCTGCATATGCACAAATCATTCCACATAGACGTCTGATTGGCCATGTCATCCGAATGCAGATAAGCACTTAAAGCTGTTTATTGCGGGTACGACAGGTTGGCACTTATGAACATGATCTGCATTCAGTCCCTTTAAAGTATCTTCTGTAAGGTCTTCCTCAAGCACAAAAGCATAAAGAGACATTCGTTTTTGGAGCTTGCAATGACTTATGTtgatgcttttaaaaggcacCGCCCCCTCTTCTATCGTGTCCTCTGCTGTGTGCATCCATCAGGACAGTGAGCGGTGTGCAGTCTTCTGTGTCGGTCCACGCGTCCCACGGAGGTGAGCTGATCTTAGCTGCGTGGTTCTCAGGTGGCGAGGGGCGTCCTACAGTGAATCCGCTGCAGATGACCATGTGGTCCGGCAAAAGACGCTCTTCTCATCCCCATTCAACTGGCCGACATGGATAGTAACTAACTGAAGCGCTCCAAGGTAAGCGTGCGCCTGTTTTAAAAGTGACGTGTACATATGTTGTCACCGTGCAAATGTCACAGGGAGTTGCTATGCATAGTTAAAGGACGCTTGCAACTTTTCAGGAGCACGAATGCACGTGCAACAATCACGTTGCATTACATATTCCGTTTGATGGAGAGTGATGTAGTGCGCTCCTCTCGCGCAGTCCATTACGCACACCCATGATAGCCGTTTGGCGccacaacaggggtgtccaaagtgctgcccgggGCCATTTCCGTCCCATGGTTTGTTTTATTGGCTCGCCACATATCGTGGAAATAAAattatatacaaaaataaaacatacagcaaaaatggaacatgttacaatgtaaagagaaaaagctggaatgttgatactaataaccaATACGGACACAAACCCCttttataaaatgttaaaaatatatcaaCATATCAGCcctttgctggaaaaagtttgtacaCCCCAAGATGCAGAAAATATTGATTTGCAAGAGGAATATGAGGCTGGGGGCGCTTTGTTCGTGGGACGTGGGAGTGGGTGCTTGACGCTTCCAGCTTGTGGATTTCTCCCACGCTCTCAAGGGAGTTCTTCctgcagcagcaaaaaaaaaaactcactgtGCATTGACTTTGTACACTGTGTTGTTTCTTTGTGTGGTGTGGTGTTCTCAATGCTCACTATTGTTACGTTTCTCATTTTACGCACCACAGTGGTCGGTTTATTAGAATGAGAGACTTGTACTGCAAGAGGTTATCAAGTTTTACTGAAATGGTGCAATTACTGTAAATGTCACTGATTTaactgttaaaggaaaactgcactttttttgtaatttttgcccaccatccacaatccttatatgagacatgaacacgcatCTTTCCCttctctgtgcgttctaaagaaagaaaaacagtttgcacgaggcagctaagaatTATACGTAATGGGAAGCACATATTCCGCCTACAATgcaccattttaaaaaaagtaaccctccaaaaatggcaacaatgTTCCGTTTACATAACATCACCTGCATACACAAgttcccaaacttttggagGGGAGGGGAGTGAAGCCACAGCGACATTGTcattgtaggagctaacaccaaagaactactttactggtgtagtgacacagtGCCTCGCTCACAGAGCCACAGGCCACTTCCGAGAGGTAATGTAAGCTACTGGAGCTGCTGCATCAcctgtgagtttggaaaagttcatcCTTGGTTACAAATCATGCCTCACACGTGTGTAATAGAATTTTGCGGCAATAACTTTTGAGAGTCCACATGCTACCAACTAAACATCCGGACAGACTGAAGCAGTGGATACTGGCTCTCAACTTAGACCCGACGACATCACTAGGAAGACTCAGCTAGATGCTTGTTAGCACTCcgaat from Dunckerocampus dactyliophorus isolate RoL2022-P2 chromosome 8, RoL_Ddac_1.1, whole genome shotgun sequence encodes:
- the cidec gene encoding cell death activator CIDE-3; translation: MDYAMKSLSLLTPSTFSKCVTASMSASASMTHQLLSGRAPRPKPFRVTNADRSLKKGIMADALDDLINKVSDSLNVLCASGLVLDEDGTCVDTQEFFMTLPENTVLMVLEKGQKWTPYQNSPSRDELSKCRLRPRTDVAKLTFDLYKNNPNDFIGCLNVKATLYGVYSVSYDLRCYAAKKMLKEALRWTIFSMQATGHILLGSSWYIEQLLEEDEARVEKSLVLPREGRIRQLQSLLLGRAAY